The segment tttccctaatacatcgcacgttttctttccgtacattcctttagttttcttagttttaccgtgaacgcgcggaaacaaCACATGCGATGTATTAGTGAATTGTCAAAGATGCCGTTTAATTATTATGAACGCGTTCGCCATTATGCctcgtaaaaagctagattggcatctctatatcgagctgcaatccagctttttacgaaccataatggcggacgtgttcgtaatatttgaacaacatttttgacatttccataatacatcgcacgttttctttccgcgcgttcacggtaaaactaaatgaacgtatggaaagaaaacgtgcgatgtattagggaaatgtcagaaatgctgttcaaatattacgaacacgtccgccattatggctcgtaaaaagctggacatGTAgatggcagcaccgtttcgcgcacatataTAGCGAATACCCAAAAGATGAAAGTACTTTGGCTATGGCTGGCTGGAATGTAATTTCAGCCACAGGGGCAAGTCTTACACGTAGATTGACATTTTGCATCACTTTGCTTGTTCCAgtaaaataatttgtaaaaatttgttAAGTTCTTTAATACATAATTTCCAGGATTTTAACAGCTGTTAAGGCGTTGCTGTAGAGCAAACGATTCTGAGGTTAAAAGCTAAGTGATAATGATTGACTGTTTATCAGTAGAGAGGTGAATTAAGAAAAGCAACCCCGTCTGGTACTAATAGGAACACGGAAGTTAAGTTTTCTGTAGCGCAAACCCAGAGATACTAATTTACGTCAGTTAATTATGGCCAGCCCTCGCACTAGACGAGTGTTGAATGATTTGAAGCCAAACAATGATAACACAGTAAGTTCTGCTAGTTTTAAAAGCAAAAGTTAACTCTAATTTCGCACTTTTACCAGAAATGTTTTGAATGTGGAACCCACAATCCGCAATGGGTATCGGTAACATACGGTATTTGGATTTGTCTAGAATGCTCCGGAAAACATCGAGGATTGGGTGTACACCTTTCATTCGTGCGTTCAGTCTCAATGGATAAATGGAAGGACATCGAGCTAGAAAAAATGAAAGTTGGTGGAAATAGGAATGCTCGGGACTTCTTCGACAATCAAGAAGATTGGGATGATACACTGCCAATGCAAAAGAAATACAACACTCGCGCTGCCGCTTTGTATCGCGACAAAATATCTATACTTGCTCAGGGAAATCCCTGGGATCAAGCAACAGCCTTACGGCGGATTAAAGAAGGGGGGTATTCAAGTTCCCATTCGAATAGCAACAGTGGTTTAACTCACTCAAGAAGCAGtggatctgtccaatcaagtgGTTATTCTTCGTCATCCGGCGGTTACCAGAACGGAGCAGGCTATCAGGATATGGGTTACCAGCAGTTCAACACAGCGGAGTTCAAATCTCAGAAGGAAGAGTTTTTCAGTCGCAAGCAGGAGGAAAATGCTTCCCGGCCAGAACATTTGCCTCCAAATCAAGGCGGCAAATACGCTGGTTTTGGTTACTCTCGAGATCCGCCACCGCGAAGTCAATCGCACGAGTTGTTCGATTCGGTGCAGTCGTCTCTGGCGAGCGTAAGCTGAATCTACGCTTTAGTGACTAGCTATCGACTTGACTAATAAAACTGTCTGCGTTTTAGGGTTGGAGCGTCTTCTCCAAAGTGGCCAACGTTGCTAGAGAGAACGCGTTGAAGTATGGAAGCATAGCGTCGCAAAAGGTAGTTGAGGTTTCTGGTACAGTAACCGATAAGGTATTTTTATGTTGTATTTTTGGTTGTTTGATTTATTtgaattcgattattttttactgttatGTTTAGGTTAAAGAAGGGACACTTCTGGAGGGAGTTGGTTCGCAGGTTTCAAGCCTAGCTAATAAGGTTGGTCATTTTCGTTTCTTTGAAACATAAACCATGATTTTGAGATAAAGAACTAACAAGACTAGTTCTCCAAAAGTCTTCTGAAACTAATAGTGAATACATATTAGTTATATTGGCCATTTTGTTTAAACAGATATCCTAGTCCCGTAACCGAACAAATCGCAAAGTTTTACTTGTACTTCAACTATACATTCGACAACATTATTTTTACAAATTAGGGCATTGTTTCTCatgatttttaatgctttatgtttttttgtaaaatattatTTCTATTAAACACCTTTGTAGTATTGATttaaaacaaaggtaaaatagttttaatataaaaataaacattcATTTCCTAAGCTCAGGAGTTTACGCATATCCCATTCACTTAGGTTGGAGAGGTTGGCCGCAAAGGTTGGAGCAATCTCAGTGGTACAAGTAATTATAGTGCTCCTGGTGGGGGCGACCATTACGATTCATTTCCGTCAGATACTGGATCCAACAGTCCCGGCACCGGGTACCAACGGTCTTCTTCAAATGGAAAGTTAAGCGGCTATGGAGGCAGCGGCAATGGAACGGAATGGAACTCTTGGAACAACGATAGTAATTCCAACGCAGTTACATCATAGTAAGGTTATACTTAATTATGACGGTTGAACTTTTGTTTAATGACTCTTTTGACTACAGTCAAAATCCGGAAAACGATGATCAATGGAATGGTTTTGAGTCTCACGTGTCCAATAAACCAACGAATGATTTTGGACAGCAAAATGCTTCCTTGATTACAACGACTGCGTCTAACGATGTTGTAAATCAGAATACGTCTAGCTCTAGTACCAGAAGCAGCTTAAAAAGCAAGCAGACTGCGTCATTGGAAAGTGACTTTGCTTCGTTAGACGTGAAAAGTAGGACCGTTAGTAAGAAAAATAATAATCCTGCCGAAGATGATTTATGGAACATGTTAAATAACTAGACGAACTTCAAGGTCGCACGGAAAAGTTTCAAAGGGTTTTATCAACTTAATTACGTCACTTGTGCATGCGTTGAATGCCaatgatatttttttattgttttattcttAATAGAGATTTGTAAACAGCGCCTAATAATTTTACAGCTCTTTCATATATTTGTTGCTTTTAGCAGAAAGAAACTTAATCTTGAGTAAAAGTTTGTAAAATTTTAGTCAAAAGTAGAGCAGATGCTAGAAACAAATTGTCAGCGAAATTATATATACAACAGCAGAACAAtagcaaaaatgaaatacatCATATATTTATATAATGAGCAAGCAGTATAACCTAATAGAACATTCTATAAACTATGGTACATATATGTCCAAAAGACAAaatattgaataattttttgccGAAATGAACTACTTGGTAATGTAAAGCATATCAACTGGTACCCCTTTCGTATCATTGCAAAACTGTTGCATTAATTTCAATTGTTTTCTTCACATCAATCGTTggtcagtaaaaaagcaaagcctaggtgctacattctgttatcgaaatttgaccttttgtttttatatgacagacttggcagccagctgttagagtgcagaacaattgcagggccagttgctacgatcctattgactctaacagcctcttccagtcaagattcgaacaaacgacgactggcttattaggccagtgtcatacctcgaagccaactgagaGGCTATCGTTGGTCAGTACCTTTATTCAAATACAGGAACTCATCCACCActccgtcgccgtcaacgattactgCCCGTGGGATCGCGCATTTGTCTCTCTTGAGCCTCTTTATCGTCGCGAAGTTCCTGGCTATTACATCAATATTATTtgcgaagcctaggagttggttgCTTTTGCTTAAGATCATACCTCTcgcttcgatgcccgctcgtcggatgttcaccttaagagcgattttgaata is part of the Sabethes cyaneus chromosome 2, idSabCyanKW18_F2, whole genome shotgun sequence genome and harbors:
- the LOC128734585 gene encoding ADP-ribosylation factor GTPase-activating protein 1, giving the protein MASPRTRRVLNDLKPNNDNTKCFECGTHNPQWVSVTYGIWICLECSGKHRGLGVHLSFVRSVSMDKWKDIELEKMKVGGNRNARDFFDNQEDWDDTLPMQKKYNTRAAALYRDKISILAQGNPWDQATALRRIKEGGYSSSHSNSNSGLTHSRSSGSVQSSGYSSSSGGYQNGAGYQDMGYQQFNTAEFKSQKEEFFSRKQEENASRPEHLPPNQGGKYAGFGYSRDPPPRSQSHELFDSVQSSLASGWSVFSKVANVARENALKYGSIASQKVVEVSGTVTDKVKEGTLLEGVGSQVSSLANKVGEVGRKGWSNLSGTSNYSAPGGGDHYDSFPSDTGSNSPGTGYQRSSSNGKLSGYGGSGNGTEWNSWNNDSNSNAVTSYQNPENDDQWNGFESHVSNKPTNDFGQQNASLITTTASNDVVNQNTSSSSTRSSLKSKQTASLESDFASLDVKSRTVSKKNNNPAEDDLWNMLNN